TTTAGAAGCGTCTATGCATATATTATAAACagatttttttgtaaattattaGAAATCTTTGAACTATAGACTCCAGCAATGGGACACACTTGAATTGTATTAACATTGCAAATATAGTTCTGATGTAGGCTGCAATTGAATATATTATTTCACTAATAAAAACATAACGGTGCAGCAACAAATTTTCTATTTGATACATTGAATTGATACCTAGTTAATTGTCTTATTTGATTACCATTTAAATATGCAAAGTTATCTTCAAGTGAGTGAATTAAACTACCATACCTCAATTAAGTTATTGCTAGTTTTATAATTTATATCATCAATAGATTACATACTATTTTCAGCATGTCTTATCCATGCTTATATCAATTATGTATATAAACCATTGGTTTATGTCTTTTCACTCAAGACTTCTCATAACACCAAACTGTGTACTATGTCTCCCCACTGTGGTAAGTATAGTTTTCTCAGTCTGTTGAGAATTCCACCTCAAAATCATAACCCGTCATCAACCCAGTCATCAGTTAACTTGCAAAGATAATGCACACATGATCAATTATGGtggttctgatattttttttatttaaaatattTTGATAGTACATGCAATGGTTGACACAATCCACTTTGGTCAGTTTAACCGTTTTAGACCTTCTCTGGACCCTTTGACCATATTTGATTGTGACACATTGTTTATCTTCAGTTTTTGCTTGCTTTAGCTGTGACATCAGCTGCAAATAGAAATAAAAATGCATCACTCTCAAGTCATAGCTATTCAGTCAGTATACATCCACACAATGTCAAAGTGGGTAGAATAGGTTTCCAATATAACACATCCAGGATGCATAATGTTCTGTGTAGATAGACTTCAATTACGATCCTGCACAAAATCATTGAATAGTCATACTCACGTTGAGTCGTGAGCTTGGACAGAATGGGGATAATAATGTCCTCAAGATGCCTCCTCTGCTCAATGAAGTCTTGGATAGATGGGTTCTTGGCATTCTGGATCCAATCCGACTTTACTGAGCAGGTGTTTGTACATATGATCTAGGTAGCGAGAAAAAATAGTTGTAAAATGGACAAGATGGAGATGTCTACTGGGAGTATAATAGTTTATTGAGTTGATGTAATTGTGTTACCTTATCCTCCTTGTTGAGTTTCCCTTGAACCTTCTCTGGGTCAGCAATGGTGTCTCTCACATGTGTTATGTAGGACTGCAAGTCCTGCTTAGCCTCTGGAGTGAGTTAATAATTATGTTTTTACATGCAGCACATGCTATGAAAGGAAGTTTATCTcatatatctcacacacacacacacacacacacacacacacacacacacacacacacacacacacacacacacacacacacacacacacacacacacacacacacactggcctcaTCCAGAAGCTTATACAAGTGCCTGACTCTCATACTTTCATTCTATCTCACCTGCCCAGGTAAGATATTCTgcacaatccattttagaatagcgGGAGGCAActtccatggctctctccctgcGGAAGTTCTTTGCCTGCATGTCGGCACCAAGTTCCACCAAAGTTTTCACTGTCTCAAGCTGGCCCCAGAGGGCTGCACAATGCAGTGGGGAATAACCTGTATttgaaaatcaaaatcaaaatgaCCATGATATTGTGTATTATTACTAGAGATGTGATCCTTTGATGtttaacaaatgtgtgtgtgtgtgtgtgtgtgtgtgtgtgtgtgtgtgtgtgtgtgtgtgtgtgtgtgtgtgtgtgtgtgtgtgtgtgtgtgtgtgtgtgtgtgtgtgtgtgtgtaccaagtAGTCTAGTTCCAATTCTATTGTTGGAACTTGGAACACCTACCTCTTGCAGTACACTCGTTAACATGAGCTCCATGCTTCAAAAGTTCCCGCACGGTGGTGCTTCTTCCCAGCATACATGCAATGAAAAGTGCATTTCTACCCATTTCATCCTTTTCCCAGAACAAATCTTCTGGTGGCTCTTCATTGCCAGAAAGGCACTCGTTTTCCAAATGTTTTTGTAGACCTTCGATGTCTCCAGTCAAAGCATAGTGAAATACAGCATTTTCTTCAGTTGACTGCATTGTTCTGGTATAGCGTAGTATGTTGTGGTTCATTGGCAAAGTAGTTTTGCTGGATAAATAAATTACACGTATTGTTTCCATGGATACAAGGGTCACTCCTTTTTCCTTCCCTGCTAACACTAATCCTTAAAATAAATGAAAGGATGACTACCTGTATTGTATTTTTGTAATTTGATTGGTGTGGAAAGTGCAACGTTATATACACACAAGACGTGGAAAGTGTATAATCCCCACAAACATTTACTCATTCTTGTGTTTTCCTGTGCAATGCGCACATCGGAACTATGTGCTagtagaacaccagctaataatCGTTCCGAGGGGGGACCTTGCGCTGAAATACACAACAATGCACATTTCCTGTTGATTGTAATTTTATGGAATGTCTAAAGAAAGCGTAGCTTGTGATTCTGCAATGTAGCTTTTGAAATATTGGCGATCTGTCACTTTGCTAGACGTTCGAATGGAAATATAAGGTACGTATTTGTTTTTGACCTGCATCTTTTATTGATCCAGTAACGATAGCATTtctccatggaaaataattgtGGTAAGCTAACCTAGCCAGACCGTTAGCTCTAGCAGGAGgcggctagctaacgttagctgcttTCCTGAAAGTTGGCTAGAGTCgccagctagcttgctaaatgctAACATTCGATGTTAGCGAGatatctttttgttgttgttgttgaatgaaATGCAGTCTGCTAACTACATAGCCCTCTAAATATAACAATTAGCTAAATAGTAAGCGTCTGTTATTTCCTAGCTTAGTTTGAGTCTTTGTCTAATAGTAGCTTGTTTTTCTAGCTAGtttgttagctacagtagttagatTTCAATCTCATCTGGATCAACAGTACCTAGCTATTAGCCTATCGGCCTGTTAGCTGGTCAGCTATCTACCAAGACATTTCGAATAGGGTACACATTTGTCTAGTTAGTTGTCTAACTAGTCATTACTTGCATATCATGGTA
Above is a window of Salmo salar chromosome ssa03, Ssal_v3.1, whole genome shotgun sequence DNA encoding:
- the ankrd45 gene encoding ankyrin repeat domain-containing protein 45 produces the protein METIRVIYLSSKTTLPMNHNILRYTRTMQSTEENAVFHYALTGDIEGLQKHLENECLSGNEEPPEDLFWEKDEMGRNALFIACMLGRSTTVRELLKHGAHVNECTARGYSPLHCAALWGQLETVKTLVELGADMQAKNFRRERAMEVASRYSKMDCAEYLTWAEAKQDLQSYITHVRDTIADPEKVQGKLNKEDKIICTNTCSVKSDWIQNAKNPSIQDFIEQRRHLEDIIIPILSKLTTQPDVTAKASKN